One Kitasatospora sp. NBC_01287 DNA window includes the following coding sequences:
- a CDS encoding FAD/NAD(P)-binding domain-containing protein produces the protein MRATQTVRSAQIAIVGAGPRGLSVLERLCAALSTGEQRLDVTVHVVDPHPPGAGAVWRTDQSPQLLMNTVASQVTVFTDDSVELAGPVLPGPSLHEWARFLTLMGPVDESFADCSAEVLAEAKGLGPDDYPTRALYGRYLRWAFERVCGTAPAGVTVRTHASRAVALDDAGERQTLRLADGTVLPGLAAVVLAQGHTAGLPGSAERELTAFARAHGLVHLTPANPADLDLSVIAPGETVLLRGLGLNFFDHLALLTQGRGGRFEDVDGKLVYRPSGREPHLVAGSRRGVPYHSRGANEKGAHGRYHPRLLTVEHVAMLRERGEAGEPVDFRAEIWPLVAREVEGVYYAALLSQAGRGAEAGELAERYLAAEGEAELAAVLDAFAVPQGARWDWQWLARPYQGVDFTGPADYRAWLLDHLRRDLVSASQGNVSGPVKAALDVLRDLRNEIRLAVDHAGLHGASYRADLTGWYTPLNAFLSIGPPASRIGEMIALIEAGVLDVLGPGLRITADEESGRFLAASATVAGAPVPARVLIEARLPEPDLGRTADPLLAHLLATGQVTRYLIPELDGGPGYRTGAVAVTPRPYHVIDAQGRAHPRRFAYGVPTEAVHWATAAGIRPGVNSVILNDSDAIAGALSVLLRAGAEAEAQAQAEAQAATDAEAAGVGAVAGELAEVRG, from the coding sequence ATCCGGGCGACCCAGACCGTCCGGTCCGCCCAGATCGCGATCGTCGGCGCCGGCCCGCGCGGGCTCTCGGTGCTGGAGCGGTTGTGCGCCGCGCTCTCCACCGGCGAGCAGCGCCTCGACGTCACGGTGCACGTGGTCGACCCCCACCCGCCGGGCGCGGGCGCGGTCTGGCGCACCGACCAGAGCCCGCAGCTGCTGATGAACACCGTGGCCTCCCAGGTCACCGTCTTCACCGACGACTCGGTGGAGCTGGCCGGACCGGTACTGCCCGGACCGAGCCTGCACGAGTGGGCCCGCTTCCTGACCCTGATGGGCCCGGTGGACGAGTCCTTCGCCGACTGCTCCGCCGAGGTGCTGGCCGAGGCCAAGGGCCTGGGCCCGGACGACTACCCCACCCGCGCGCTCTACGGCCGCTACCTGCGCTGGGCCTTCGAGCGGGTCTGCGGCACCGCGCCCGCCGGGGTCACCGTGCGCACCCACGCCTCGCGCGCGGTGGCGCTGGACGACGCGGGGGAGCGGCAGACCCTGCGGCTCGCCGACGGCACGGTGCTGCCAGGGCTGGCCGCCGTGGTGCTGGCCCAGGGCCACACCGCCGGCCTCCCGGGCAGCGCCGAGCGGGAGCTGACCGCCTTCGCCCGCGCTCACGGCCTGGTCCACCTGACCCCGGCCAACCCGGCCGACCTGGACCTGTCGGTGATCGCCCCCGGTGAGACGGTGCTGCTGCGCGGCCTCGGGCTCAACTTCTTCGATCACCTGGCGCTGCTCACCCAAGGCCGCGGCGGCCGCTTCGAAGACGTCGACGGCAAGCTGGTGTACCGCCCCTCGGGCCGCGAACCGCACCTGGTGGCCGGCTCCCGGCGCGGCGTGCCCTACCACTCGCGCGGCGCCAACGAGAAGGGCGCGCACGGCCGTTACCACCCGCGGCTGCTCACCGTCGAGCACGTGGCGATGCTGCGAGAGCGCGGCGAGGCCGGCGAGCCGGTGGACTTCCGGGCCGAGATCTGGCCGCTGGTGGCGCGCGAGGTGGAGGGCGTCTACTACGCGGCGCTGCTGAGCCAGGCGGGCCGCGGCGCCGAGGCCGGCGAGCTGGCCGAGCGCTACCTGGCCGCCGAGGGCGAGGCCGAACTGGCCGCCGTGCTGGACGCCTTCGCGGTGCCGCAGGGCGCGCGCTGGGACTGGCAGTGGCTCGCCCGCCCCTACCAGGGCGTGGACTTCACCGGGCCGGCCGACTACCGGGCCTGGCTGCTCGACCACCTGCGCCGGGACCTGGTCAGCGCCTCCCAGGGCAATGTCAGCGGTCCGGTCAAGGCCGCCCTGGACGTGCTGCGCGACCTGCGCAACGAGATCCGGCTCGCGGTCGACCACGCCGGGCTGCACGGCGCCTCGTACCGGGCCGACCTGACGGGCTGGTACACCCCGCTCAACGCGTTCCTCTCGATCGGCCCGCCGGCCTCGCGGATCGGCGAGATGATCGCGCTGATCGAGGCCGGCGTGCTCGACGTGCTCGGTCCCGGGCTGCGGATCACGGCCGACGAGGAGTCGGGCCGGTTCCTGGCGGCCTCGGCCACCGTCGCCGGTGCGCCGGTGCCGGCCCGGGTGCTGATCGAGGCCCGGCTGCCGGAGCCCGACCTGGGCCGGACCGCCGACCCGCTGCTCGCCCACCTGCTCGCCACCGGACAGGTCACCCGCTACCTGATCCCCGAGCTGGACGGCGGCCCCGGCTACCGGACCGGCGCGGTCGCGGTCACCCCGCGCCCGTACCACGTGATCGACGCCCAGGGCCGTGCCCATCCGCGCCGCTTCGCCTACGGCGTGCCGACCGAGGCGGTGCACTGGGCGACAGCCGCCGGGATCCGTCCCGGCGTCAACTCGGTGATCCTCAACGACTCCGACGCCATCGCGGGCGCGCTGAGCGTCCTGCTGCGCGCGGGCGCCGAGGCGGAGGCGCAGGCCCAGGCCGAGGCCCAGGCGGCGACCGACGCCGAAGCCGCCGGGGTGGGCGCGGTGGCCGGCGAACTCGCCGAGGTGCGCGGGTGA